A genome region from Hippopotamus amphibius kiboko isolate mHipAmp2 chromosome 1, mHipAmp2.hap2, whole genome shotgun sequence includes the following:
- the LOC130835614 gene encoding olfactory receptor 2A12-like — protein sequence MWMPPGQNQSWVSEFILLGFSSDPTTNRIFFIAFLLLYLSSVLGNGLIVTLICLDMHLHTPMYIFLCILSLLDIGSVTTTMPLMFVHLLTQSQTISFAGCWLQMYVFSALGLCECIVFVVMAYDRFVAICYPLRYTVILSWGLCTRLSAGTCACGFFFSLIHTFLTMRLPYCGPNMVNHYFCEGPSVRSLACMDTHLIEMVDLVISVFMVVAPLSLIVASYIRIVQAILKVKSIQACCKAFSTCASHLTMVTFFYGPATYIYMRLNSSYSPEHDKHISLFYNVFTALLNPVVYSVRNKDVKRAFLKVMGRGRGAW from the coding sequence ATGTGGATGCCTCCAGGGCAGAACCAAAGCTGGGTTTCTGAATTTATCCTGCTTGGCTTCTCCAGTGACCCCACGACAAACAGGATCTTCTTCATTGCCTTCCTTCTCCTTTACCTGAGCTCAGTCCTTGGCAATGGGCTCATCGTCACCCTGATATGCCTGGATATGCATCTCCACACTCCCATGTACATCTTCCTCTGTATCCTCTCCCTGCTGGATATAGGCTCTGTCACCACCACCATGCCCCTGATGTTTGTGCATCTTCTCACTCAATCTCAGACCATCTcctttgctggctgttggctacAAATGTATGTGTTTAGTGCCCTGGGCCTGTGTGAGTGCATTGTCTTTGTAGTCATGGCTTATGACCGATTCGTGGCCATCTGTTACCCACTGCGTTATACTGTGATCCTTAGCTGGGGCCTGTGCACACGGCTGTCAGCTGGGACCTGTGCCTGTGGTTTCTTCTTCTCTCTGATCCATACTTTTCTCACCATGAGGCTGCCATACTGTGGGCCCAACATGGTCAACCACTACTTCTGTGAGGGTCCCTCAGTGCGAAGCTTGGCTTGCATGGATACCCACCTCATTGAGATGGTGGACTTGGTCATCAGTGTCTTCATGGTTGTTGCCCCACTCTCCCTCATTGTGGCCTCCTACATCCGTATTGTCCAGGCCATTCTCAAGGTCAAGTCCATACAAGCCTGCTGCAAGGCTTTTTCCACCTGTGCTTCCCATCTGACCATGGTCACATTCTTCTATGGTCCAGCCACCTACATCTACATGAGGCTTAATTCAAGCTATTCCCCTGAGCACGACAAGCATATTTCACTCTTCTATAATGTCTTCACTGCTCTGCTTAACCCTGTGGTCTACAGTGTGAGGAACAAGGATGTTAAGAGGGCTTTTCTCAAAGTGATGGGGAGGGGTAGAGGAGCCTGGTGA